The DNA sequence GAGCCGCATTCAGGACCCGCATTCCACGTGAAATCAATCCCACAAAATGAATCTTGAATCCCGAGTTTAGGTCAATGTCTTCGATAGATTCAGAATGAAGTAATCCCGAAAACCAGGATTTCTACCTGTCTCTGCAATGTCTCTGTAACAAATTCAGTGCCGCAGGCAATCATTAGCCAGCTAGAACTTGGAAATAATCAAAGTCTATACCGGACAACAGCAAGATTGATGTTATTTTTTGTGCAAGTCTGCCACACGCGGTTTTAGCATAAATCCTATTTCCACGTAGTACTTAACCGTGGTGTACTGAGGCGGCCCCGTTTGGATGATTTTAATCTTATCTACTATGACATGTGCAGCTATCACTGACCTTAAGGCATATTCGGACACCACAGAGCGGACTTTTGTCATACCCGCGGTTCATTTTGTTACATCTTCACTTCTCTCACCTAAGTAACTGGTTGCAGCAATCACAAACATATTGTATTTTTGACACAAAAACTCGGGCGTAAGAAATTAGAGGGATCGTACTTACCGTGTGTGAAACTTCAAATGAGCGATCGTATGTTATATTTAACACACGCGCCGGGCCAAGACATACGGCCCCTATGTCGACCGGTTATGTAATGGCCGGTCAACCGGACTTGTCGTAAACATGCGAAAATTCTTACTTGAATTTGCAGGGTAGAACAAATAATTGTTTGGATATTGTAAAGTTAATAAAGATATTGCTTGACAATGTAAACCGGGCCCCAAAAATTGGGTGGATTTGGAAGAccaaaaatttattgtaTTGGTTTACATAGCATTgtaatctactgtctgtttaGTTGATAGTACGGAGTCTGGATGGCTATAATCATTACTCACGTCGTAGTATCCCCTCGCGACTTCCTCCCTCGCTCTTTTGTTCCTGACCTCGCACCTCCCCACAAGCTTGGTCTGGATAGCCATCACACCCGCAAAAATCGGTGCAATCGCCATGCCCGCCAAAGTAAGTTGCCACCCCGCCACCAACGCCCACACTAGACCCACGCTCAACATCGcgaccacaaccaccatctGACCCCACACAACGGCAATGAGGTCCCGCGCGTCATCCCCATCCTTGATGAGAATCTGCACGAGGCGCGCGGGGGAGTGTTTGGACAGGTCGAACCATGCACGGTCTTGCGACATGATCTTTCCGCATGTGCGCTTGCGCAGCGACGTGGCCCACGAGATTCCGACGGTCTCCATGACAAAGTACTTCACACCGAGGAGGAACCCCTCCATACCCGCTGCGCCTAGCACAAGTCCACCGTAAGTGTTGATGGCGTTGAGGTCCTGAGCGCCAATGGAGACCACATACAAGAGGCGGGAGAGCAGGTAGGAGAAAATGGGCGTCATGGCACCGTTCATCACGCAGACAACGAGCccgaagaaaaggagaagctTGCGCGAGATGGACCTGTATGCGATACGCATGAGCGCCCAGAACGGTGGGAGGGGTTCTTCGCTCTCCACGTCTTGATACTCCTCtccatcgtcttcttctgcaaattGAATTCGAGTTTCTCCACACTATATGtcgccgccgtcgccgtcgacATCCGATAGGTGGAAGCAGTGAAAGTCGCGGAGGTAGGAGTAGGAGGGAGGCTGTATCGTCTTGTGTTGACCGTATGTGCAGAATCAGGAGAAGTTGGAAGCTGAAGACCCGAAGGAAACATGGCCGAAGATGGACGCCGCGTCGAGGTTGATTTTCGAGACTTTCCTGAGTTTcgttggatggatggacggTGGCAGAGGCAGCGATGGCAGGCTTAGTACCGATGAGGTCGTCAAGAACGTAGAACATCCACGCGCCGAATGTCATTGGTCGCAGGGTGAGGCTCTGATGCTTGAGGTACTGTGGCgtatccttgtctttgttcTCATCGGCCTCTTCCTGTAGATCCAAAGCGGGCACAGgcttctcctcgtcgtctttcTCGGGGAGGAAACCACCAGTCTCGCGTTGAGCATCCATCAACTTTTTGAACTCGCCCTGGTCACTACCATAATCGGCCTTGACTTCCTCAAGGTCAGACCTATACCCCTGTTCGACGACGCGGCCATCCTTAAGCACATAAACGAAATCCTGAGCGGTGATTTGGGAGAGGTCGTGGGTGATAACAATAGTCGTTTTGTTGTGTCGCCATAGCGTCGAGGGCGGAAGTGGCCTCGTCTGTAAACTATAAGTCTGGAAGAATCATGGTATGAAAGCGAAAGGACTCGCCGAGAATCAGAACAGCTGGATTCCGCAACAACGCCCGTGCAATCGCAAGCCTCTGCTTCTGCCCACCACTGACACCAATGCCTGCACCTCCACCGAGAAGAGTATCGTAGCCTTGAGGTAGATCTCGCACAAATTCATGCAGCAATGCAGCACGGCATGCGCCTTCCACTTGTCTCCGGCTTGGAAGTCCGTTCGGATGATCGTGCAACGCCATTGCGATGTTTTCGTAAATGCTCTTCTCATCGAAAATGACAACGCCCGCGGCTCCTTGTTGACCAACACACGCAACGTGTGAACGGAGCCAAGTTTGATCCAAAAGGCCCATATCCCATTCATCGAAGTTCATGAGACCCTGCTGGGGTTCGTAAATCTTCAAAAGAAGATGTGTGACGGTGGATTTCCCAGATCCTGAGGAGCCAACGATGAACGTCGTGTCGTTGGCGGGAAGGAATAATGATATGTCGGAAAGAACGGGTACAGTTGGTCTGGAAGGATAGGCGAAGGTGACGTTGTAAAGAGCGAGGCCGCCGGAAAACTTGGTAGGAATGATTTTACGAGGGGAATCGCACGGTTAGCAAACAGCGGGTACACTGGAGTTGCGACTTACCAGACATGCTTCAACAAAAGTTTTGCGGTGTCTTGTTCACTGAACTGGATCTGCGCTGAATGACTGACCAAATATACAACATTGTGAAGAAAATTGAGTTACTTACGGCGAGCCTACgcgcttaacatctgtgttGGCACTGTCTTATCTTCGATTACACCTTACGCACAATATCGTTCGGTTTAGCTCCCTGTAGTATTTACATGGTACACTACGCTAGACTGTTTACATGGATTGCTGCGCTAATGTGCTACTTCACCCGCTAGATGTGCATGGatggaacagaagaagaaagcatgAGAATATGGCCAGCTCGCCAACAATGTAccgcagaagttcgatgccgctcatgccgtCGCCAAATTGGTGATGCGCGTGATTGTTGGCACGGCATCAGCGGCATGAGACTTCTGCTCTGTATCAAGGGGATTTTGTGACGGTGTGAcgcccttcctcttctctctcaacactcacACCTATGAAGTACGTCGTACGGCATAGATGGTTCGAATAATTCGAATACGAGCTTAACTGTAGTAGCACTTTAGTGTAGACTCTAATACCATAAACTTGGTGAAGCTAGCTGCGTGCTAGCAATACAATTGTAGTTCAAGTGACATTGTGCAGATAGACCCGGCTCGGGAGGGCAGAGCAA is a window from the Psilocybe cubensis strain MGC-MH-2018 chromosome 8, whole genome shotgun sequence genome containing:
- a CDS encoding Alpha-factor-transporting ATPase — translated: MSGIELLRYIFSGGLALYNVTFAYPSRPTVPVLSDISLFLPANDTTFIVGSSGSGKSTVTHLLLKIYEPQQGLMNFDEWDMGLLDQTWLRSHVACVGQQGAAGVVIFDEKSIYENIAMALHDHPNGLPSRRQVEGACRAALLHEFVRDLPQGYDTLLGGGAGIGVSGGQKQRLAIARALLRNPAVLILGDLQTRPLPPSTLWRHNKTTIVITHDLSQITAQDFVYVLKDGRVVEQGYRSDLEEVKADYGSDQGEFKKLMDAQRETGGFLPEKDDEEKPVPALDLQEEADENKDKDTPQYLKHQSLTLRPMTFGAWMFYVLDDLIGTKPAIAASATVHPSNETQESLENQPRRGLPTSPDSAHTVNTRRYSLPPTPTSATFTASTYRMSTATAATYKEDDGEEYQDVESEEPLPPFWALMRIAYRSISRKLLLFFGLVVCVMNGAMTPIFSYLLSRLLYVVSIGAQDLNAINTYGGLVLGAAGMEGFLLGVKYFVMETVGISWATSLRKRTCGKIMSQDRAWFDLSKHSPARLVQILIKDGDDARDLIAVVWGQMVVVVAMLSVGLVWALVAGWQLTLAGMAIAPIFAGVMAIQTKLVGRCEVRNKRAREEVARGYYDVSNDYSHPDSVLSTKQTVDYNAM